From Rutidosis leptorrhynchoides isolate AG116_Rl617_1_P2 chromosome 3, CSIRO_AGI_Rlap_v1, whole genome shotgun sequence, a single genomic window includes:
- the LOC139897966 gene encoding probable carboxylesterase 5, which yields MASTTEIAHEFAPFLRVYTDGRVERLLTTPRLPPSTDPITGVQSKDIVISTEIDVKSRIFLPKIDPTDPPRNLPLIVYIHGGGFCIGSPINIITQGFLTPFVSQIPSVTIAVGYRLAPEHSLPTAYHDCWAAFNWIAAHANGSGPDPWINEYVDTSRVILVGESAGANLAHYVAVQAGVHKIGLGIRALIAIHPYFSQEEPDKLIQYLYPGSSGSTDDPKLNPGSDSDLDKMACPRVLIIVAEKDSLKPRGVEYNETLRKSKWEGKVELVENEGEGHCFHLFNPSSEKAKDLTQMLISFVNQVA from the coding sequence ATGGCTTCAACAACCGAAATCGCTCACGAATTCGCACCATTTTTACGCGTATACACTGACGGTCGGGTCGAACGCCTTCTCACAACGCCCCGCCTACCACCGTCAACCGATCCCATCACCGGAGTACAATCCAAAGACATCGTTATTTCTACCGAAATCGACGTCAAATCTCGAATTTTCCTCCCGAAAATCGACCCAACCGATCCACCGCGAAATCTCCCACTCATAGTTTACATCCATGGAGGCGGGTTTTGTATTGGATCGCCGATTAATATCATCACACAAGGCTTCCTAACACCATTCGTTTCACAAATTCCGTCGGTCACTATCGCGGTGGGGTACAGACTCGCCCCGGAACACTCTCTACCGACAGCCTACCACGATTGTTGGGCCGCGTTTAACTGGATCGCGGCCCATGCAAATGGGTCAGGACCCGACCCGTGGATCAACGAGTATGTTGACACGAGTCGGGTCATTTTAGTCGGTGAGAGTGCTGGGGCGAATTTAGCCCACTACGTTGCGGTCCAAGCCGGTGTTCATAAAATCGGCTTAGGTATCCGTGCGTTGATTGCCATTCACCCGTATTTTTCTCAAGAAGAGCCTGATAAGCTGATCCAGTATCTGTACCCGGGTAGCTCCGGGTCAACTGATGACCCGAAACTTAATCCAGGTTCGGATTCGGACCTTGATAAAATGGCTTGCCCAAGGGTATTGATAATAGTAGCTGAAAAAGACAGCTTGAAACCAAGAGGGGTGGAATATAATGAGACTTTGAGAAAAAGTAAGTGGGAAGGGAAAGTTGAGTTAGTGGAGAATGAAGGTGAAGGTCATTGCTTTCATTTGTTTAATCCATCAAGTGAAAAGGCTAAAGATTTAACACAAATGCTGATTTCTTTTGTTAACCAAGTAGCTTAA